In one Paraburkholderia megapolitana genomic region, the following are encoded:
- a CDS encoding AIM24 family protein: MNQLPRLLPTAATDETFGGVTYHIGGELVPVLSVDVSNTPVYFEHHILLWKNSNVRISIKPLKGAVKRMLAGMQVFVTEASGDGVIAFSRDGAGHVVPIHLRAGEELHVREHQFLAATENVEYTFERVRGITNMFLGQSGFFIDKFRGHREDGVLWLHGYGNVFEKVLAAGETIDVEPGGWLYKDPDVKMDTVVDRLSSGLFAAGFNFIVNRFTGPGRVGIQSMYVNNSTSDR, encoded by the coding sequence ATGAATCAGCTACCCCGGCTCTTGCCCACCGCTGCAACCGACGAAACCTTCGGGGGCGTGACTTACCACATCGGTGGTGAACTGGTGCCGGTGTTGTCGGTTGATGTCTCGAACACGCCGGTCTACTTCGAGCACCACATCCTGCTCTGGAAAAACTCGAACGTTCGCATTAGCATCAAGCCGCTCAAGGGCGCGGTGAAACGCATGCTGGCCGGCATGCAGGTGTTCGTTACCGAAGCAAGCGGCGATGGTGTTATCGCGTTCAGCCGCGATGGTGCCGGCCACGTTGTGCCGATTCATCTGCGTGCGGGCGAAGAGCTTCATGTGCGTGAGCATCAGTTTCTTGCCGCCACCGAAAATGTCGAATACACGTTCGAGCGCGTGCGCGGCATCACCAACATGTTTCTCGGCCAGAGCGGTTTTTTCATCGACAAGTTTCGCGGGCATCGCGAGGACGGCGTGCTCTGGTTGCACGGATACGGAAACGTCTTCGAGAAAGTGCTGGCCGCCGGCGAGACGATCGATGTGGAGCCCGGCGGCTGGCTTTACAAGGACCCGGACGTGAAGATGGATACTGTGGTGGACAGACTGTCGAGCGGTCTTTTCGCAGCGGGCTTCAACTTCATCGTGAACCGGTTCACGGGCCCGGGTCGCGTCGGCATCCAGTCGATGTACGTGAATAACTCGACGAGCGACCGGTAA
- a CDS encoding cytochrome P450/oxidoreductase, with product MSDAINPNRTASCPFHDNTGSPPSTSDGCPINHRAADFDPFEDAYQQDPPEYVRWAREQQPVFYSPKLGYWVVTRFDDIKAIFRDNMTFSPSIALEKITPTGPEANEVLASYGYAMSRTLVNEDEPAHMPRRRALMEPFTPEALERHKPMVRRLVRQYVDRFINDGKADLVDQILWEVPLTVALHFLGVPEEDMDTLRKYSIAHTVNTWGRPKPEEQVEVAQAVGKFWRFAGNVLEKMRSNPNGHGWMQYGIRKQKELPEVVTDSYLHSMMMAGIVAAHETTANATANALKLLLQHPQAWRDICDDPRLIPNAVEECLRHNGSIAAWRRLATRDVTISGVEIPAGSKLLIVTSSANRDERQFAGADLFDIRRENASDHLTFGYGSHQCMGKNLARMEMQIFLEAFTRRLPHMRLAEQRFSYVPNTSFRGPEHLLIEWDPALNPERNDLSVLRPRTAVRIGEPSAHAISRPVVVTSVIYAGADIVRVKLASRDGRPLPRWTPGSHIDVECGDTGISRQYSLCGNPAEAETFEIAVLKEHDSRGGSVWLHDAVKPGALLHIRGPRNHFRLDETAQRVVLIAGGIGITPISAMARRAKELGIDYEVHFSGRTRASMVLLDELSALHGDRLRVYVSDEDTRNDFSALRVDDATQVYACGPANMLDALEQIATNWPDNTLKIEHFVSSIGTRDPDREHAFDVELKDSGLVVTVAADQTLLAALRQANVDVQSDCEEGLCGSCEVRVLAGEVDHRDVVLTKTERQSNTRMMACCSRAQGTRLTLEL from the coding sequence ATGAGCGACGCTATCAATCCGAACCGTACGGCGTCGTGTCCGTTCCATGACAATACAGGCAGCCCGCCATCAACATCAGACGGCTGCCCGATCAACCACCGCGCCGCCGACTTCGATCCATTCGAAGACGCCTACCAGCAAGACCCCCCCGAATACGTCCGCTGGGCACGCGAACAGCAACCGGTTTTCTACAGTCCCAAGCTCGGCTACTGGGTCGTCACGCGCTTCGACGACATCAAGGCGATCTTTCGCGACAACATGACGTTCAGCCCGTCGATCGCACTCGAAAAAATCACACCGACCGGACCCGAGGCAAACGAAGTGCTCGCCTCATACGGCTATGCAATGAGCCGAACGCTCGTCAACGAGGACGAGCCGGCCCATATGCCGCGTCGTCGCGCGCTGATGGAGCCGTTCACACCCGAGGCGCTCGAGCGGCACAAGCCGATGGTGCGCCGACTGGTACGCCAATACGTCGACCGGTTCATCAACGACGGCAAAGCCGATCTCGTCGATCAGATACTGTGGGAAGTCCCGCTTACCGTGGCACTGCATTTTCTGGGCGTGCCCGAAGAAGACATGGACACGTTGCGCAAGTATTCGATTGCGCACACGGTCAATACGTGGGGACGGCCCAAGCCCGAAGAGCAGGTTGAAGTCGCGCAGGCTGTCGGCAAGTTCTGGCGGTTTGCTGGAAATGTCCTCGAGAAGATGCGGAGCAATCCGAACGGGCACGGCTGGATGCAATACGGCATCCGGAAGCAGAAGGAACTGCCCGAGGTGGTAACGGATTCGTATCTGCATTCGATGATGATGGCCGGCATCGTGGCCGCGCACGAGACCACCGCGAATGCCACGGCGAACGCGCTGAAGCTGCTGCTTCAGCACCCACAGGCATGGCGCGATATCTGCGACGATCCACGCCTGATACCGAACGCGGTCGAAGAGTGTTTGCGGCACAACGGCTCGATCGCTGCATGGCGACGTCTTGCGACCCGCGATGTCACGATCTCCGGCGTCGAGATTCCTGCAGGATCGAAACTGCTGATCGTCACGTCGTCGGCGAATCGCGACGAACGTCAGTTCGCGGGAGCCGATCTGTTCGATATCCGCCGCGAGAACGCAAGCGACCATCTCACGTTCGGCTATGGCTCGCATCAGTGCATGGGGAAAAATCTCGCCCGCATGGAGATGCAGATTTTCCTCGAAGCGTTCACGCGCCGTTTGCCGCACATGCGCCTTGCCGAACAGCGCTTTAGCTACGTGCCCAATACGTCGTTTCGCGGCCCCGAGCACCTGCTGATCGAATGGGACCCGGCGCTGAACCCCGAGCGAAACGATCTATCGGTGCTGCGACCGCGCACGGCGGTGCGTATCGGCGAACCGTCCGCACACGCAATCAGCCGTCCGGTCGTCGTGACGTCCGTCATCTACGCCGGAGCCGACATCGTGCGCGTCAAGCTTGCGTCGCGCGACGGTCGGCCGCTACCTCGCTGGACGCCGGGCTCGCATATCGACGTCGAGTGCGGCGATACCGGCATCTCGCGGCAGTATTCGCTGTGCGGCAATCCAGCCGAAGCGGAGACGTTCGAAATCGCGGTGCTTAAAGAGCACGATAGTCGCGGCGGCTCGGTATGGCTGCACGACGCCGTCAAGCCTGGCGCTTTGCTGCACATACGCGGCCCGCGCAATCACTTTCGACTCGACGAAACAGCGCAGCGGGTGGTTCTGATTGCCGGCGGTATCGGCATTACGCCGATCAGCGCAATGGCACGGCGCGCGAAAGAACTGGGCATCGACTACGAAGTGCATTTCAGCGGACGTACGCGTGCATCGATGGTGCTGCTCGACGAGCTCTCCGCTCTACATGGGGATCGCCTGCGAGTGTATGTGTCCGATGAAGACACGCGTAACGATTTCAGCGCGCTGCGGGTCGACGATGCAACCCAGGTATATGCGTGCGGTCCGGCGAATATGCTCGACGCACTGGAACAAATAGCCACGAACTGGCCCGACAACACGCTAAAAATCGAGCATTTCGTCTCGTCGATCGGCACACGCGATCCAGACCGCGAGCACGCGTTCGACGTGGAACTCAAGGACTCCGGGCTCGTCGTGACCGTAGCTGCCGATCAAACATTGCTCGCTGCGCTGCGACAGGCGAATGTCGACGTACAGAGCGATTGCGAGGAAGGATTGTGCGGCTCGTGCGAGGTGCGCGTTCTGGCCGGCGAAGTCGATCATCGCGATGTCGTGCTGACGAAAACCGAACGGCAGTCGAATACGCGAATGATGGCCTGCTGCTCGCGTGCGCAAGGCACGAGGCTCACGCTGGAGCTTTGA
- a CDS encoding C45 family autoproteolytic acyltransferase/hydolase, producing the protein MQTIAPFPFVSVTGGAFERGRQYGKQAADRIRKSADMYGRTLENLGYSAASRDKLILSFAKSIGEFGAHYLDEMHGIAEGSGVPFADIVMINARTEVLAKARAEKVPGVDEEGGDGCTGALILPERSATGRLIHGQNWDWRADCVETGVVLRVHNDDGPDFLTFVEAGGLARSGLNSAGVSITANYLESSRDFESLGVPLSLLRRSALEQSVFANALKIVATTPKSCSNNVMLGMAEGFGIDLECAPDEHFPIYPGDDQLIVHANHWVSPVARSKLVDTGCENSPDSHYRDWRVRKLLNQSGLIGREELKQALFDSFGTPFAVCRPPRPGTRHSTTATVAMVVMEPALGEMDVAPLPALNRTFTRYSLTADPVRLDDQNSNHPAGRA; encoded by the coding sequence ATGCAAACAATCGCTCCCTTTCCCTTTGTTTCCGTGACCGGTGGCGCCTTTGAGCGAGGTCGCCAGTATGGCAAACAGGCGGCAGACCGGATTCGCAAAAGTGCCGACATGTATGGTCGTACGCTTGAAAATCTTGGCTATAGCGCGGCATCTCGAGACAAGTTGATCCTGTCGTTCGCAAAGAGCATCGGCGAATTCGGTGCGCACTACCTCGACGAAATGCACGGCATTGCCGAGGGCTCCGGTGTGCCGTTCGCAGACATCGTGATGATCAATGCGCGCACCGAAGTGCTCGCCAAAGCGCGCGCGGAGAAGGTGCCCGGCGTCGATGAAGAAGGCGGCGACGGATGTACCGGCGCCTTGATTCTTCCCGAGCGATCGGCGACAGGGCGCCTGATTCACGGGCAGAACTGGGACTGGCGTGCCGACTGTGTCGAAACCGGAGTTGTCCTGCGCGTGCACAACGACGACGGTCCCGACTTCCTCACGTTCGTCGAAGCGGGTGGCCTCGCGCGCAGCGGACTCAACAGCGCCGGGGTATCGATCACCGCCAATTATCTGGAGTCTTCACGCGACTTCGAAAGCCTTGGTGTTCCGTTGTCGCTGCTGCGTCGTAGCGCGCTCGAGCAGTCCGTTTTCGCGAATGCGTTGAAGATCGTGGCAACGACACCGAAGTCCTGTTCGAACAACGTGATGCTCGGTATGGCGGAGGGCTTTGGCATCGATCTCGAGTGCGCGCCCGATGAGCACTTCCCCATCTATCCCGGCGACGATCAACTGATCGTGCATGCGAATCATTGGGTCAGTCCGGTCGCCCGATCGAAGCTGGTCGATACGGGTTGCGAGAATTCGCCCGATAGCCACTATCGCGACTGGCGCGTGCGCAAGCTTTTGAATCAATCGGGGTTGATCGGCAGAGAGGAACTCAAACAGGCGCTGTTCGATTCATTCGGTACGCCGTTCGCGGTGTGCCGCCCGCCAAGACCCGGAACCCGCCATTCCACGACTGCAACGGTGGCGATGGTCGTTATGGAACCCGCGCTCGGCGAGATGGACGTTGCGCCGCTGCCGGCACTGAACCGAACGTTCACGCGCTATAGCCTGACGGCGGACCCGGTTCGGCTGGATGACCAGAATTCGAATCATCCAGCCGGGCGTGCCTGA
- a CDS encoding LysR family transcriptional regulator, whose product MSEIRTLRTFLAVEKYGSLAAAADRMALTQAAVGQQMRTLEEECRRPLFDRSRRMIRLNEAGRALVVHASRVVAAYDSLILGADTTDNLAGSITVGATGSAMGFLSNNVIALKARYPELNVRLVFGDSADLLRRVRSGEIDGALAVEMVRADTTSERWTPLYDEPLVLLASALIRSADEDSLALLQAQPFIRFERRSLTGANVERVLRRMHVKTNDVLEVNSIAAIIELVRQNVGVSIVPQLRHVQWSKDTLLDVLPLPVPGWRRVIGILEGHRQPHITSVLRAQLVQALIQA is encoded by the coding sequence ATGAGTGAAATCCGCACGCTACGCACCTTTCTCGCGGTCGAGAAATACGGCTCGCTGGCCGCTGCTGCCGATCGCATGGCGTTGACGCAAGCAGCCGTTGGACAACAGATGAGAACGCTCGAAGAGGAATGTCGCCGCCCGCTATTCGACCGGTCACGCCGGATGATCCGGCTCAATGAAGCCGGTCGCGCGCTGGTGGTTCACGCGAGTCGCGTCGTCGCCGCTTACGATTCGCTGATACTCGGCGCCGATACCACCGACAACCTCGCGGGCTCGATTACGGTCGGAGCAACGGGCTCGGCGATGGGATTTCTTTCGAACAACGTGATCGCGTTAAAGGCGCGCTATCCCGAGTTGAATGTGCGTCTGGTGTTCGGAGATTCCGCCGATCTCCTGCGCCGGGTACGTAGCGGCGAGATCGATGGCGCACTGGCTGTCGAGATGGTGCGTGCCGACACGACATCGGAGCGTTGGACACCGCTCTATGACGAACCGCTGGTGCTGCTGGCAAGCGCATTGATCCGCTCCGCCGACGAAGATTCGCTAGCGCTTCTGCAAGCGCAACCGTTCATCCGGTTCGAGCGTCGTTCGCTGACGGGCGCGAATGTGGAGCGTGTACTGCGACGCATGCACGTGAAAACCAACGACGTGCTCGAAGTGAATTCAATCGCGGCAATCATCGAACTGGTTCGGCAGAATGTCGGCGTGTCGATCGTGCCGCAGCTCAGGCACGTTCAGTGGTCGAAGGATACGTTGCTCGATGTGCTGCCGCTGCCGGTTCCGGGATGGCGGCGTGTCATTGGCATTCTCGAGGGGCATCGTCAGCCGCATATCACGTCGGTTTTGCGGGCGCAGCTTGTGCAGGCGCTGATTCAGGCTTGA
- the pip gene encoding prolyl aminopeptidase has protein sequence MYPPIEPYEHGFLDTGDGHRVYWELCGNPNGKPAIFLHGGPGGGCSEDHRRLFDPARYKIMLFDQRGCGRSTPYASLENNTTWHLVADIERLRELAGVEKWLVFGGSWGSSLALAYAETHPERVSELVVRGIFTLRRAELLWYYQDGASWLFPDLWEEYLAPIPVAERGDMMAAYRRRLTGDDEAVKRQAARAWSLWEGRTLTLLPSPELKEHFGDEEFAIAFARIENHYFVHQGFVEEGQLLRDAHRLANIPGVIIQGRYDVATPARTAWDLSRAWPTAKFELIPDAGHAFNEPGILRALIAATDGFANSSTGR, from the coding sequence TTGTACCCACCTATTGAACCCTACGAACACGGTTTCCTCGACACCGGCGATGGACATCGCGTGTATTGGGAGTTGTGCGGCAACCCTAACGGCAAGCCGGCGATTTTTCTCCACGGCGGCCCAGGCGGCGGATGTAGCGAGGACCATCGGCGGCTATTCGATCCGGCGCGCTACAAGATCATGCTGTTCGACCAGCGCGGCTGCGGTCGTTCTACGCCGTACGCGAGCCTCGAGAACAATACGACCTGGCATCTTGTAGCCGATATCGAACGGCTGCGTGAGCTGGCGGGCGTCGAGAAATGGCTGGTTTTCGGTGGCTCGTGGGGTAGCTCGCTGGCGCTTGCCTATGCCGAAACCCACCCGGAGCGCGTGAGCGAACTGGTGGTACGCGGCATCTTCACGCTGCGGCGCGCCGAGTTGCTCTGGTACTACCAGGACGGTGCGTCATGGTTGTTCCCCGATCTCTGGGAGGAATACCTCGCGCCGATTCCGGTTGCCGAGCGGGGAGACATGATGGCCGCCTATCGCCGCCGCCTGACCGGCGACGATGAAGCCGTGAAGCGCCAGGCGGCTCGCGCGTGGAGTTTATGGGAAGGGCGCACCCTTACGCTGCTGCCGAGCCCTGAATTGAAGGAGCATTTCGGCGACGAGGAATTCGCTATTGCGTTCGCCCGGATCGAGAATCACTATTTTGTTCATCAGGGGTTCGTGGAGGAAGGGCAGCTGCTGCGTGACGCCCATCGCCTCGCGAATATTCCCGGGGTGATCATTCAAGGCCGTTACGACGTGGCGACGCCGGCGCGCACTGCGTGGGATTTGTCGCGTGCGTGGCCAACCGCGAAGTTCGAGCTGATTCCGGACGCCGGTCATGCTTTCAACGAGCCCGGCATTCTGCGCGCGCTGATCGCGGCGACGGACGGTTTCGCAAACTCATCGACAGGTCGATAA
- a CDS encoding MBL fold metallo-hydrolase — MLFHQFFDSASSTYTYVLASRAGGEALIIDPVKEHLHAYLGIIERLDLRLVHAIDTHTHADHITALGDLRDATHCCTIMGERSKAECVSRRVSEGEVLRADGIQLRALYTPGHTDESFSFVLNPDAPAAVFTGDVLLIGGTGRTDFQGGDAEQSWDSIVNKLFTLPDITVVYPAHDYRGRTSTSIGEEKVANPRITGKSKAEYVEIMNGLNLADPKMMDVAIPANLRCGRGD, encoded by the coding sequence ATGCTGTTTCATCAATTCTTCGATTCCGCCTCAAGCACCTACACCTATGTGCTCGCCTCCCGTGCAGGAGGCGAAGCGCTCATCATCGATCCCGTCAAAGAGCATCTGCATGCGTATCTGGGCATCATCGAGCGGCTGGATCTGCGCCTCGTTCATGCGATCGACACGCATACGCATGCTGACCACATAACCGCGCTCGGCGATCTTCGCGACGCGACGCACTGCTGCACGATCATGGGTGAGCGATCGAAAGCAGAGTGTGTGTCGCGACGTGTCAGCGAAGGGGAGGTTTTGCGCGCGGATGGGATTCAATTGCGTGCGCTCTACACACCCGGTCACACGGACGAGTCGTTTAGCTTCGTGTTGAACCCCGATGCACCGGCGGCGGTGTTCACAGGGGATGTGCTTCTAATCGGCGGGACGGGGCGCACGGATTTTCAGGGCGGCGACGCCGAACAGTCGTGGGATTCGATCGTCAACAAGCTTTTTACGCTGCCGGACATCACGGTCGTCTATCCCGCTCATGACTATCGAGGGCGAACGTCGACGAGCATCGGTGAAGAGAAGGTAGCGAATCCACGTATAACGGGGAAATCGAAGGCCGAGTACGTCGAAATCATGAACGGCCTGAATCTCGCGGACCCGAAGATGATGGATGTCGCTATTCCGGCGAATCTGCGGTGTGGGCGGGGCGATTGA
- a CDS encoding GNAT family N-acetyltransferase, producing the protein MPFFAPVTLTTSRLVLRPLRHEDAPALFAIWSDVEAMRYFAFPAMTHLDQATDRIERKLKVSASGQDLVCVLELQATGEAIGTCDLFHVDEQCRRAEIGFSLQRKHWGSGYMTEAVSAVIGHAFGKPGLRRIEADIDPRNIASAGLLERLGFLREGLLRERWLVGDEVSDSALYGLLARDYQSCNTLPTPA; encoded by the coding sequence ATGCCATTTTTCGCGCCCGTTACGCTGACCACTTCACGCCTTGTTCTGCGGCCGCTCCGTCATGAAGACGCGCCGGCGCTGTTCGCCATCTGGTCGGATGTGGAAGCGATGCGCTACTTCGCATTTCCGGCGATGACGCATCTGGATCAGGCAACGGATCGTATCGAGCGCAAATTGAAGGTATCCGCTAGCGGCCAGGATCTGGTTTGCGTGCTTGAACTGCAGGCAACCGGTGAAGCGATCGGCACTTGCGATCTCTTTCATGTTGACGAGCAATGTCGGCGCGCAGAGATCGGCTTTAGTCTGCAACGCAAGCACTGGGGCAGTGGGTATATGACCGAGGCAGTGTCCGCGGTGATCGGGCACGCGTTCGGCAAACCAGGTTTGCGCAGGATCGAAGCGGATATCGATCCCCGCAATATCGCTTCGGCAGGGCTGCTCGAACGACTCGGATTTCTCCGCGAAGGGCTGTTGCGCGAGCGCTGGTTAGTCGGTGACGAAGTTTCAGATAGCGCACTGTATGGGCTCCTTGCGAGGGATTATCAGTCTTGCAACACGCTACCCACGCCAGCCTGA
- a CDS encoding entericidin A/B family lipoprotein codes for MLVRFVMLLAVGASILLTGCNTVAGAGQDISNSARTVQKAL; via the coding sequence ATGTTGGTACGTTTTGTCATGCTGCTGGCGGTGGGCGCTTCGATTCTTTTGACTGGCTGCAATACGGTGGCCGGTGCGGGGCAGGATATTTCGAACTCGGCTCGTACGGTTCAGAAGGCGCTTTGA